The Cydia splendana chromosome 2, ilCydSple1.2, whole genome shotgun sequence nucleotide sequence ATACTGAGAAACAGGCTCGTGTAGACGACGACGATGTGTACACGAGCCTGTGTAGATTGGTGTCGTGAGATGCGTCTACGATTCGACAACGGGACATCGCGGCGTGTATCGGAAATAATTACAGGTGACGAAACATGGATTTACCAATATGACCCGGAAAACAAGCGGCAATCGTCAGTATGGGTCTTCTCAGAGGGAAAGTTACCAACAAAACTACAAAGACCTCGTAACGTCGGCAAAAAAATGGTAGCTAGTTTCTTTTCACGGGGCGGACATTTATCAACATCAATGCTGGAAAATTATAGGTCAGTCAACTCTGATTGGTATACTACAATAGCATTGCCGCAAGTTCTCAAAGCAGTGCGAGAGAGGAGACCAAAGACTGGACTTCGGGGAATCTTGCTGCATCACGATAACGCCTCTTCACATACGTCCCTCAGAACAAAGGCGTTTATTGATAAAGCTGGGATAGAAACCTTACCACATCCACCCTACAGTCCTGACTTAGCTCCCTGCGATTTCTTTTTGTTCCCGGTGgtgaaagaaaaaataaaagggAAGTTTTTTTCGAGTGCTGAAGAAGCCGTGGCTGCATATGAAGAAGAAGCAATTTCGGACCTATCTGATGAACACTGGCAAAAGTGCTTCCAAAGTTGGTTCAGACGAATGGAACTTTGTATAGAGAGTAATGGAgagtattttgaaaaaatgtaaaataaataatactaatatCTTCAATAGTTTCTTTTTTATCTCAAAATTTTCGAGTGACCTACGTATTCGCGCTTGGAAAGTTTTTGTCAATATACAATCCGCCATTCAGTAATTTCAGTATCAATAAGAATGCGCAAACTGTTAAACGCCAGAAGCAATAAAACGTGACACAGCGCAAAACAACAGTCTAAAACGTCTGGTTATTACTGttgtataaaaatatgatttGCGGTTACAGATGAGATACAAATAAACGAAATTTCATAAAGTAAGGTGTTGAGGGTATTTTGTCATGTCAGTGCATGGATGGATAAAGCTTTGTCTTCTTATAGAGTGGGCGGCGCGCCTTTGAGGATCGTGTGTAATCATAACAACGGGCGTGCGGTGCTACGCCTAGGTGAAGGTGATCGTCGCAATACTATTCCTGTGCGCATGCGTTGTTTTTAACGCGCGAATATGCCCCACGTGGCGCCATCTAGCGAACGCCATTAGAATCACATACTTGTACCAGCTGCTAAGACTATTTTCGTTGTCATGTACGTGGATTTGTTTACACCCGATGGCTTCATAAAAATTTCATTGCGTTTATATTCATGTCATGACATAAGCCAACTATTACACCTAAAATATGCGGAATTAACCTAAATAGAAAATTGCCATTGGTTCaaattaatttgaatttttacaTCTAAACGAGGACATACATGcatattaattttgttattgtgtaaaatattatgtaaCGAAACAGCAATCTGAGAGAATGCATTTCATTAGTTAAAACAGTTAATGCAGTGGTTTCAACAGCGTGGTTAAATATCTGATTGTTAATAATATCAATCCTTGACCTGATCATATGCAAAAATAGATACATATGCTCTCAATATTCACGATTGCTAGTAGCAGCAGCGCAATGCGTACATAGAAATTCTAAATAGCGGTCATACTTGATTCAGAAatttctaataaaaatataatgacTAAAAATTGATGATGAAATTGATGATGTACACACTTAAGTTAAATATGAGTCTGACCTCTACTTCTTTAGGTGGTTCTTTCGGCTTGAATTGGGGCACGTGTGGTGGTACAACAAGTGGCACAAAAGAGCAGGAAGGCTTGGGTTCCGCTGGAGCCGGCTTGCTCTCACAAGATGGCTGCTTTGGCGGAAGTTTAGCATCCTTTTCCACTACTGTTGACGCCTCTACATGTTCTATTTGTATCTGAGGTGATGTGTAAGGCACTGCATCTTTCTGATTGTCACAAACCGATGTTTTGCTAGTTAACCAAGAAGACGGCACTGCCGGCGGATGCGGCGGTGTTCTGGGCGATATTTCGGCGACACTGACTTTTGCAGCACTGGTATTCACAATTTGACTAGcttctatatttttttcattattattattacagtaTAACGATTCACTCACTTTAGTAACTTGTTCATGATTTTCAAAGACAGGTACAATGGTGTGTTTTTCAACTGATGTTCTTAGTGTGACATCTGTTTTAGAGTCTATTCTATCTGGTATACTGTTAGTTATGTTAATTATGGGCACATTGTTATTATTTGGAATGAGCTGATTAGGAATATTAACTGGTGTTTTATTTGAAACTAAGTTTTCATCTTTCACACTGTTACTAACATTACTTGGCACTAGTTCGTCAAATTTTGGTGGATTAGGAATAAGCGGCGAAACCTCGTCCCTACTTTGTGAAAAGTCTGTGCTTTCACAAGAAGACAGTTCGTCGAGACTTTGTGCTAGGTCGAGTGCAGAAGCCTCGTGGTAGTCGGTGGAGGACGGGGACGTGTCGTCGTCGCTGGTGGCGTCGCCGCCGAGGGGCGTCTCTGAACTTTGGCTGGTCGGTACGAATGCCAAGCTAGACGTAACATCGATCGAGGTATCTGCAATTAACGACCCTTCACTTTGGACCGATGATTGTCTGTTATCGGAGATAGAGTCTACACCGTAGACTTTTTCACTATCGCCAGTTTCTTGATTAGAAACACTTGAAAGACAAGTTGTTGTTGCATCTTCAGTTCGTAAACTTTGGTCGTCTTCAGTTCGTAAACTTTGATCGTCTTCAGTTCGTAAACTTTTGTCGTCTTCCGTTTGTTCGTTATTAACAGTAGTTGTTGTTGCTGACGGTTGACTATGACTATCCGTAAACGTTTCATCTTTAGGTTCTTCTACCACTGGCAAACTCATGTATTGAGGTATCGCATATTCTATGTCACTCAATGGCATGTAATGAATATCTTTATGATCTCCAATTGCGTTTTCGTCGTAATGAGGTGTGTAATATTGAAATGCAGCATTGTCTGTGCCATACTGCATAATGGCCCATGGATCGTTGGACGGTATCATGGGTAAACCGTCATAATACATTTCTCTCTCAACAAATTGTTCTGGTTTATAATCCCACGTTGGCACGAAGCAGTCTTCAAACGCCAAGTAATTATCAGGCAACATGACCACTGGATGGCTGTATTGCGCGGGACCAAGAGCGTATGATCCGTCATAAAACGGATTATTAAGTACAAGAGGAGCAGGGTCGTGGGGTTCATATTCTACAAAAGCTTCAGGTTCAACCATTAACCCACATCTAGATAAGTCTGGCTCAGACCTACACAGCCGtggtttaatttcaatttcattttctAATTCATTGTATATGTATGACGCGTCGAAACTATTTGTTCTTCTAAAATTGCTATTGAATGCTGGTAACACGGGCTGCGTATAAAGGTCCTTCTGTACCTCGGGGTCATCCAAATGTGTTTCAAATTGAGTGTTGTAAGTTGGCACACCCACGTTGTTTATTTCGTGCAGAGTATTTTCATTGTTTGTTAAACTTGGGGCACTGTCAGGTTGAGCAGGCAGTGCGGGTGGTTCGAGCGGGTAGTTTGCCGGTAAGAGAAGAACGGGCGGAAGGGCGGGCGGGGGCCCGCAGAAGAGTAAATTGTTAGGCGGCGGACGCAACGGTTGGTCAGCCATGGCTCGCGCTCGCGCGCGGCCGGGCGCGGCGGGCGAGTATTTCGGGGCGTTGGGAGAAGCGCGCCAGGCGGCCGGCAGAGCTTCGCGACTGACTGAAGGCGTACCAACTGACGAAGGCGAACGCAAATAGAACGGGCGCAAGCGCGAGGAGGTCGCCGTCTCTCGCGCACATCTTCACGGGCGAAGGCGCACGCGCGTTTACAATCCAAACCCGTCCCGCACGTTATCCCAAACGGGCGCGCTGACGTTTCGCGATTTATTCTGGTTCCGCATTTTGCATTCGACAGGTACACGAGCTAACGTTATCACGAACGACTAACAGACAGGCTTTCGGGTGAACACTTGTGGTGATGGCGAGCGTTGggtataaagaaaaaaatcctTTCATACTTCTCCTTAAAGTAAGAAATAAGGAACGGTTACTGACCTGTTCCGGGGGTGAACGTGGTGAAGACTCGTCGCGGTGATGTCTCCGCCGCCTGTGTGAAGTCGGCGAGCGCCTGTGATGCGAACGTTTGGAGCGTTCATTTCGCCGCCTCCACGAGTGCTCCGAGCTGCGAAATCATCGATCAATAGTCTGTAGGGGGTTAGTGAATAGGTAACACGATAACGAATCGTATACAAATAATGTTGAGGTGAGGTTAGAGCGTGCTAGGAACGCGGAGCTGTTACTAACGTTGTC carries:
- the LOC134806059 gene encoding probable myosin light chain kinase DDB_G0279831 isoform X1; the protein is MADQPLRPPPNNLLFCGPPPALPPVLLLPANYPLEPPALPAQPDSAPSLTNNENTLHEINNVGVPTYNTQFETHLDDPEVQKDLYTQPVLPAFNSNFRRTNSFDASYIYNELENEIEIKPRLCRSEPDLSRCGLMVEPEAFVEYEPHDPAPLVLNNPFYDGSYALGPAQYSHPVVMLPDNYLAFEDCFVPTWDYKPEQFVEREMYYDGLPMIPSNDPWAIMQYGTDNAAFQYYTPHYDENAIGDHKDIHYMPLSDIEYAIPQYMSLPVVEEPKDETFTDSHSQPSATTTTVNNEQTEDDKSLRTEDDQSLRTEDDQSLRTEDATTTCLSSVSNQETGDSEKVYGVDSISDNRQSSVQSEGSLIADTSIDVTSSLAFVPTSQSSETPLGGDATSDDDTSPSSTDYHEASALDLAQSLDELSSCESTDFSQSRDEVSPLIPNPPKFDELVPSNVSNSVKDENLVSNKTPVNIPNQLIPNNNNVPIINITNSIPDRIDSKTDVTLRTSVEKHTIVPVFENHEQVTKVSESLYCNNNNEKNIEASQIVNTSAAKVSVAEISPRTPPHPPAVPSSWLTSKTSVCDNQKDAVPYTSPQIQIEHVEASTVVEKDAKLPPKQPSCESKPAPAEPKPSCSFVPLVVPPHVPQFKPKEPPKEVESSRARSSVKDDKDGHLVYWPGYVMGARYKIIDTLGEGTFGKVVEVKDLEMEHRMALKIIKNVEKYREAAKLEINVLEKLAEVDPDCKNLCVKMLDWFEYHGHMCIAFEMLGQSVFDFLKDNNYQPYPLEQVRHIAYQLVYSVLFLHDNKLTHTDLKPENILFVDSDYEVLSVYASSKKKHDLRRVKRSDVRLIDFGSATFDHEHHSTIVSTRHYRAPEVILELGWSQPCDVWSIGCIMFELHLGITLFQTHDNREHLAMMERILGPIPYRMARKTRTKYFYHGKLDWDEKSSAGRYVRENCKPLLRYQQSNSEEHRQLFDLITRMLEYEPSQRITLREALKHPFFSKLPTHQKLGNDRSRAGAGAGSAGSRERSHSLSR
- the LOC134806059 gene encoding probable myosin light chain kinase DDB_G0279831 isoform X2; this encodes MADQPLRPPPNNLLFCGPPPALPPVLLLPANYPLEPPALPAQPDSAPSLTNNENTLHEINNVGVPTYNTQFETHLDDPEVQKDLYTQPVLPAFNSNFRRTNSFDASYIYNELENEIEIKPRLCRSEPDLSRCGLMVEPEAFVEYEPHDPAPLVLNNPFYDGSYALGPAQYSHPVVMLPDNYLAFEDCFVPTWDYKPEQFVEREMYYDGLPMIPSNDPWAIMQYGTDNAAFQYYTPHYDENAIGDHKDIHYMPLSDIEYAIPQYMSLPVVEEPKDETFTDSHSQPSATTTTVNNEQTEDDKSLRTEDDQSLRTEDDQSLRTEDATTTCLSSVSNQETGDSEKVYGVDSISDNRQSSVQSEGSLIADTSIDVTSSLAFVPTSQSSETPLGGDATSDDDTSPSSTDYHEASALDLAQSLDELSSCESTDFSQSRDEVSPLIPNPPKFDELVPSNVSNSVKDENLVSNKTPVNIPNQLIPNNNNVPIINITNSIPDRIDSKTDVTLRTSVEKHTIVPVFENHEQVTKVSESLYCNNNNEKNIEASQIVNTSAAKVSVAEISPRTPPHPPAVPSSWLTSKTSVCDNQKDAVPYTSPQIQIEHVEASTVVEKDAKLPPKQPSCESKPAPAEPKPSCSFVPLVVPPHVPQFKPKEPPKEVESSRARSSVKDDKDGHLVYWPGYVMGARYKIIDTLGEGTFGKVVEVKDLEMEHRMALKIIKNVEKYREAAKLEINVLEKLAEVDPDCKNLCVKMLDWFEYHGHMCIAFEMLGQSVFDFLKDNNYQPYPLEQVRHIAYQLVYSVLFLHDNKLTHTDLKPENILFVDSDYEKHDLRRVKRSDVRLIDFGSATFDHEHHSTIVSTRHYRAPEVILELGWSQPCDVWSIGCIMFELHLGITLFQTHDNREHLAMMERILGPIPYRMARKTRTKYFYHGKLDWDEKSSAGRYVRENCKPLLRYQQSNSEEHRQLFDLITRMLEYEPSQRITLREALKHPFFSKLPTHQKLGNDRSRAGAGAGSAGSRERSHSLSR
- the LOC134806059 gene encoding probable myosin light chain kinase DDB_G0279831 isoform X3; the protein is MADQPLRPPPNNLLFCGPPPALPPVLLLPANYPLEPPALPAQPDSAPSLTNNENTLHEINNVGVPTYNTQFETHLDDPEVQKDLYTQPVLPAFNSNFRRTNSFDASYIYNELENEIEIKPRLCRSEPDLSRCGLMVEPEAFVEYEPHDPAPLVLNNPFYDGSYALGPAQYSHPVVMLPDNYLAFEDCFVPTWDYKPEQFVEREMYYDGLPMIPSNDPWAIMQYGTDNAAFQYYTPHYDENAIGDHKDIHYMPLSDIEYAIPQYMSLPVVEEPKDETFTDSHSQPSATTTTVNNEQTEDDKSLRTEDDQSLRTEDDQSLRTEDATTTCLSSVSNQETGDSEKVYGVDSISDNRQSSVQSEGSLIADTSIDVTSSLAFVPTSQSSETPLGGDATSDDDTSPSSTDYHEASALDLAQSLDELSSCESTDFSQSRDEVSPLIPNPPKFDELVPSNVSNSVKDENLVSNKTPVNIPNQLIPNNNNVPIINITNSIPDRIDSKTDVTLRTSVEKHTIVPVFENHEQVTKVSESLYCNNNNEKNIEASQIVNTSAAKVSVAEISPRTPPHPPAVPSSWLTSKTSVCDNQKDAVPYTSPQIQIEHVEASTVVEKDAKLPPKQPSCESKPAPAEPKPSCSFVPLVVPPHVPQFKPKEPPKEVESSRARSSVKDDKDGHLVYWPGYVMGARYKIIDTLGEGTFGKVVEVKDLEMEHRMALKIIKNVEKYREAAKLEINVLEKLAEVDPDCKNLCVKMLDWFEYHGHMCIAFEMLGQSVFDFLKDNNYQPYPLEQVRHIAYQLVYSVLFLHDNKLTHTDLKPENILFVDSDYEVLSVYASSKKKHDLRRVKRSDVRLIDFGSATFDHEHHSTIVSTRHYRAPEVILELGWSQPCDVWSIGCIMFELHLGITLFQTHDNREHLAMMERILGPIPYRMARKTRTKYFYHGKLDWDEKSSAGRYVRENCKPLLRYQQSNSEEHRQLFDLITRMLEYEPSQRITLREALKHPFFSKLPTHQKLGHQFTRPSFLRQ